GGCACAGTCACAGCTTCGCGTCACACGTCGGACAAGGTCTCTCGAACTTCGAGTCGACCTCACGTACTGTGGGCGAGAAACTCATGACACACGTCTCGTCGTCACAGTGCTGGAGACCCAGCGTGTGTCCTATCTCGTGTACGACCTCTGTTCTGACACGGTCCTCGACTATACCTGTCTGTTTCGGCTTCTCAAGCTCACCGCCGTCCGCAGTCATTCTGAGACGGTTGGTCGAGACGACACAGCCCTTTCCGTCGAGGTAGGCGAGACCGAAGACGTAGTTCCGGCGTCTGTAGTATATGTCTACGGGAGTGAGAGCTATGTTCTTGTCTCCGTTACCCGCGGAAGTGGCTATGTCTATGAAGTCCTCGGCGTGGTACTGTTCGTGTCTCTCGTCATAGGCGTCGGGCGGTATCGAGACAGACGATCTCAGAACCACGTCAGTTCCATATATATGTTCGAGAACATCGCGCGACTCCTCCAGGAGATCCGTCTCGACGCTCCCCACGGGAACAACGTCGATTCGCATTAAGTACAGTTATATCCTAAGACGTATTAAGTCCTGCTGTTGGTTATACGTTAACAAGAACAAGAACATGAACAGATGGAAAGGATAGCCGAGTTCATAGAGTCGAAGTACACCGGAAAGGTCGTCGAGGTCGGAGTCGGAAGACAGACCGAAGTCGCCGAGTATCTCGGCTCATGTGACGGTATCGAGGTCACGGTCACCGACATAGACACCGAAGCCGGGGAGAAAGTACCCGAGAAGATCGAATTCGTCGCCGACGACGTCACAGACCCCGATATGAGAGTCTACGACGGCGCGTCGGTGATCTACTCGGTAAGACCGCCCTACGAGTTACATTCGGCACTAAAGGAGATCGCCGAGGCAGTCGGGACGGATCTCCTCGTAGTTCCGCTAGCCGACGAGACTCCGCGCCACGGCTTCGAACTCCTAAACTACGAGGGCGTAGTTATCTACCGGTACAGTTCTTAGTCGTCATCGTCCCTGACGCGGACGCCTGCGGTCTCCTCAAGCCCCTTGACTGCCGCAGCCATGTCCTCGTCTCCGTGCCCCAGTCCACGTACTGCGTTGAGTGCCTCGCGCGAGGCGGCTGTAGCGGGAAGCGGCAGACCATCGTCACCCGCGGCTTCGAGAGCGAGGCTGAGATCCTTGAAGAGTAGATCGACCGAGAATCTCGGCTCGAAGTCGTCCTGGCGTATCATATCTCCCTTAATGTCGTAGAGTGTTGAGGAGAGAGGGCTCGACTCGATTACCTCGAAGACATCGTCGGTGTCGAGACCTTTCTTCTCACCGAAGACGAGAGCCTCCGAGAACGCCTGCATCATGTCTCCTAGGAGGAGGTTTATGGTGAGTTTCATGTTGGTGCCCTGTCCGATGTCACCACAGTAGACGACGGGATCACCCATAGCCGAGAGAAGTGGACGGTACTCGTCGACTGTATCCTCGTCGCCCGATGCTAGTACTGTGAGTGTTCCCTCTTCGGCAGGTCCGACAGTTCCCGAGACGGGCGAGTCTACGAACTCGGCGCCCTCGTCTTCTATGAGGGACGCTGCCTCTATGGTCGCATCGTGTGATATGGTACTCATGTTGACGAAGACAGTCGGTTCGACTTCGGGAGCGAGAGCGCCTTCGTCGCTTCGAAGAACGTCGATGAGGGCGTCGCCGTCGGTCACCATAGTCACGACCACGTCCGAGGTCTCAGACAGTTCAGCGGGAGTTTTGGCGACCTCTACTCCCTCCTCGGCGAAAGGCTTGGTCTTGTCCCTCGTCCTGTTGTAGACACAGAGACCGTAGCCTGCGTCGCGGACGTTCCAAGCCATCGGTGCTCCCATCGACCCGAGACCTATGAATCCGACCTTCATACCTGTAAGATGGGACTGGTCTCACTTATATTAAACTAAAGTCCGAGGTCGAGAGTCGTGTTCAGAGCTAGGCTAACGAGAGCGACGAGAAGCAGACCCACAACGATACCCCAAGAGAACCCCCATCCCGCGAACTCGGCTACGGTGCCCGTGACCGCGCTTCCGGTGGCTCCGATCAGCATGTAGACTGTACGCACGAGACCAAATCCCGTGCCTCTCTCGGAGTCAGAGATGATGTCCATAGCGCGCGACTGTAAAACGCCTCCCCAGCTCATTCCCGCGCCTAAGAAGAGAATCCCGGCATAGACCGCGAGGGTGGTCTCGCCGACGACGAAGAGGAGAATACCCGTGGACATACTCACGAACGAGAAGCCGAGGAGTCTATCACGTCCGAGCGAGTCAGAGAGTCTTCCCATCACGGGAAGGAAGACGGCAGTCAGGAGAAAGACGGCTCCGAAGTAGAGACTCGCCGTCTGCTTGGTGGTGCCCATCTCCTCGACGACGAAGGTGGGGAAGAACGACGAGAAAGACTGCCACGCGAACGAGAGTGAGACGCCGAGTAGGGTCGTGTAGACGAGTCTCGGACGTGAGACTAGGCTAACCACGGTTTCGATCAGACCGGGTTTGTCGTCGGAGCCGTCTTTCTCCGTCTCCAAATCTGAGACAGGTCTGACCGTATAGACGAAGCCGACTAAGACGGGGAGGGCTACGACGCCTCCAAAGAGGAGTGCCGTCCTCCAGCCGTACCGCGCCGCGACGTAGGCTCCTACGACAGGAGCCACGACTCCGGCTAGGGGTCCTCCCGTCGAATGTACCCCGAGTGCCTGCCCGCGTTCGGACGCACCGAATATCTTCGTTAGGAGAGACGTCCCCACCGAGAAGTAGAGTCCCGCGCCAGCACCGAGGAAGAGAGCGAAGACTGCGAACGTGACGAAGCTGGGAGAGAGATACAGGACTCCGCTTCCGACTGTGACGAGGGCGAGTGAGGCGGTTATCACCCTCTTCTCGCCGACTCTGTCGGCTAGAATACCGCTCGGGAACTGTAAGAGGGCGTAGACACCCCAGATTCCGGTGAGGACTAAGCCGACCTCCGACTTCGAGACGCCGAAGTCAGCGATGATGTCGGGAACGAGGGGACTTACGACTACTCTCGCACCAAACTGGCTGAAGTTGGCGAGAACAGCGAGTCCGAGGACTACGTGTGGGTAGCTGTAGCCGAGTCTGTCGATCTTCACAGACTAAGCTGTGTCTAAGACGGCTTCTGTGTATCGGTACGTGAGAGAGAAAGAGCCGGAACGAGAACGTAAGATCGAGTTAGTCGGAGTACATTCCGACTGAGACGTTGATGTCCTGTCCCGTGACCCCCTTGCCCTTCTCACTCGCGAGGAAGACGACCATGTTGGCGACCTCCTCGTTGGTGACAAACCTCCTGAACATCGATCCCTTCGTGTATGCCTTCTTAGCCTTCTCGAACGAGATGTCACGCTCCTCTGCGCGGTTCTCTATCATACGGTCGATACGTGGCGACTTGATGGGACCCGGGCAGACGGTGTTGACGTTGATGTTCCACTGTCCGAGTTCGTCGGCTATCGAACGTCCGAAGCCTATTATTCCCGTCTTCGTCGTGGCGTAGGCACAGCGGAGGGGGTACGGCTTCTTTCCTCCCGTCGACGATATATTTATGATACGTCCGTCTTCTTTCTCCTTGAGTATCGGGACGACTTTCTTCGTACAGTAGTAGGCTCCAGTGAGGTTGATGTCGAGAATCTGTCTCCATTTCTCGGACGCGAGGTTCTCTATGTACTTCGAGGGTCCGCCTATCGCGGCGTTGTTGACGAGAATGTCGACAGTACCGTACTCGTCGAGGGTCTCGTCGACTAGGTTCTCGACTGCGTCCTCGTCAGAGACGTCGGTGGCGACCGCCATCGCGCTTCCGGGATACTCGTCGCTCTCGTTTATCTCGTCGGCGTTCTCCTGTATCTTGTCCTCGCTACGCGCCGCAAGAACCACGTCGGCACCCTCCTCAGCAAACTGGAAAGATATCTCCTTTCCGAGACCTTGGCTGCCTCCCGTGACTATTGCAACCTGATTATCTAACATCATATTTCACGATTGTCTATTACACATATATCTCTTGCGATATAACACCCCGAAAAAACCGGAAATTATTAATATTATAGCGGGATGTTGCCGTGTTTCTTGGGGGGATTCTCCTTTCTCTTCGACTCGAGGAGTTCGAGGTCGTTTATGAGACGCGGACGTGTCTTCTTGGGCTCTATGATGTCGTCTATGTAGCCGTCCTCAGCAGCCCTGTAAGGGTTGGCGAAGGTCTCCCTGTACTCGTCTATGAGCTCCTGTCTCCTCTCCTCTGTGTTCTCAGCCTCCTCAAGCTCGTCGGAGTTGAGTATATTGACCGCGCCTCTCGGTCCCATCACAGCCGCCTCGGCAGTGGGCCAGGCGTAGTTGACGTCGGCTCCGAGGTACTTCGAAGCCATCACGATGTAGGCTCCTCCGTAAGCCTTTCTCGTCATCACTGTGAGGAGAGGAACTGTCGCCTCTGCGTAGGCGTATATCAGCTTCGCGCCCCTGTTGATTATACCGTTGTGCTCCTGGTCGGTTCCGGGCATGAATCCCGGGACATCGACGAATGTCACGATGGGTATGTTGAAGGCGTCACAGAAACGCACGAAACGCGCTCCCTTCTCGCTCGCCTCTATGTCGAGTGTTCCGGCGTTGACACGTGGCTGGTTGGCGACGACTCCGACGGGTCTTCCGTCGAGACGCGCGAACCCGACGACGATGTTCTGAGCGTACGAGCCGTGAACCTCGAAGAACGATCCCTCGTCCATGACTCCCTCTATCGCGTTTGTCATGTCGTAGGGCTTCTTGGGCTCGTCGGGGACGACGTTGTTGAGAGAGTCGTCCTGTCTGTCGGGATCGTCGTCAGGTTCGACCTCGGGTGGGTCCTCCATGTTGTTGAGAGGGATGTACGAGAGAAGCTCACGTATTCCGTCAAGAACCTCCTCCTCGGTGTCGTATGCGAAATGTGCGACGCCGCTCTTCGATGTGTGAGCGTTCGCCCCACCGAGCTCCTCGAATGTGACCTGTTCTCCCGTGACTGTCTCTATGACGTCGGGTCCCGTGATGAACATATGGGACGTCTCCTTCGTCATGAAGATGAAGTCGGTGAGGGCGGGCGAGTAGACGGAGCCTCCCGCACACGGTCCCATTATCGCCGAGATCTGGGGCACGACTCCGCTCGCCTTCGTGTTACGACGGAAGAGCTGTGCGAAGCCGACGAGTGAGGTGATTCCCTCCTGTATCCTCGCACCCGCCGAGTCGTTGAGACCTATGACGGGGACGCCGTTCTCTATCGCCTTGTCCATTATCTTGTTTATCTTGTCGGCGACGACCTTGCTCACCGACCCGCCTAAGACGGTGAAGTCGTGGGCAAAGACGAAGACCTTCCTTCCGTCGACCTCGCCGTATCCGACCACGACGGCGTCTCCGGGGAACTTCTTGTCCTCCATCTCGAAGTTGGTACAGTCGTGTTCGACGAACGGGTCTATCTCGACGAAGGAGTCCTCGTCGAGGAAGTACTCTATCCTCTCGTGGGCTGTCATCTTGCCCTTGTCGTGTTGTTTCTCTATCCTCTCCTCGCCTCCTCCGAGCCTCGACTCTTCTCTCCTCTCGCGGAGTTCTTCTATCTTGTCGTCGATACTCATGTCAGTCGAAAAGAGGGCTTGAGTCACAGATAAATGTTGTCAAAAACCATGTAATGTTCTACGGAAGTGTCACGGGAACCGGCGTGAACGACAGAAGACCCAGGGCGAAGACGACGACTGCTAAAGCCGTCCTCTTCCAGCCTACTCTACCCGAGTCGTCTATGAGACGCGCGCCTCCAGCAACTGTGACGAGGAGCGAAAAGACCCCCCAGACGAACCAGACAGTACCGGGTAGTCCCCTGACGTACTCGACGTACGCCCCGAGTCCGAAGAGGACGACGGGGACGGCACGTGAGACGAAACGTGACGCGTCCCCGAGAACCGACTTGAGTATATGTCCGCCGTCAAGCTGTCCAGCGGGTATGAGGTTGAGAAAGGTCACGAACATACCCACCCAGCCGCCTATCACGACGGGATTGGGTATGACCTCGGGCTGGTCAAGAGCGGGCGATGTCGGTACGAACGACTTTATGAGGTCGTAGAGTGGCGGATAATGGAGCTGTACGGGAACCGTGTTGGTGACGGGATGGAGTGTCAGACCCACCGCAGTCACGCCGAGCGTGGCGACGAGACCGAGTAGAGGACCTGCGACTCCTATGTCGAAGAGAGCCTTACGGTCGGGGATGACTCCCTTGACACGTATCACCGCACCCATGGTTCCTATTATAGACGGGAAGGGTATGAAGTAGGGAAGTGTAGCGTCGACGCCGTGGTACCTCGACATCAGGTAATGTCCGAACTCGTGGGCTCCGAGAACAGTCATTACGCTCAGAGCGAAGGGGAGTCCGCGGAGTACGGACGCGGGGTTCTCGACCGGGTTGGCGGAGTACCAGAGGCTCCCGGCTACGAGGGTCGTGACGAAGGTGGCGAGAGCTAGAACGAGATTAGTCCACGGAAAGGAGTCGTCGGGCTCCTCGGCGATTACGACGTTCTCGCCGTACTCGGTGTCTAGTTCGAGGCTGTATCCTAGGTCTCTGAAACGCGTATAAAGAGTCTTGTAGAGCGTCTCGGTGTCGACGAGAGGATCTCCGTAGAACTTGTATCCGTCTTCGAGCTGACGTACCTCGTAGACATCGAAGACACGTCCGACTTGGGTGAGGAGGTCGTCACGGTCGGGGTCGTCCGACGGGTGAGAAACGGACGGTTGCCTCGGGTTCTGAGACGTGATCGGTGTCTCGGAGTCCATTCAGTTCAGATAGACTGCGTAGACATATAAATCTGGGTTCAGACTCGGTTCTCAGGCTGTCTGAGCGGCTTTCGGAGCCTCGTCAGTCTCCTTCTCGACCCTCCAAGTCGTCGCACCCGAGTAGCTCCATTTCTGTATAGAGAGACCCTCGTACTCCTCGGCGAGACGGAGCATGTTGGAGCCGATCTCCTTCGTCGACATGCCGAGGTCGTCGGTCATGAACTTGCTCTTGAAGAATATCTTGCCGTCTGCGACCTTCTCCTCTAGGTACGACGCTATCTTCGACTGCTTCTCGTTGAAGTCCTCAGCAGATGTTTCGGCGTCGGTTCCCGACTGAGACTGAGCTTCGGTTTCGGAGACGGTCTTGGCTGCGGACATATCTATTACCTCGTATCTCTACGTAGGAACGTAGACGTGTTAAATACCCATTAACGTTCGAAGTCCTTGAACAGACTCAAACAGTACACCCGGATTAAAGACGGCGCGAGAAAGTTTTATAAAGTTTAATCAGCGTTCTGAGGCGTTTTCGCCTCTTCGGCGACTTTCTCAACGAGGCGCGCGAGACGCGTGTAGAAGGTGTCTTCGTACTTGTCACGCGTGTCGACTGTCGGACGCGCGTTGACCTCGTTGACGACCGCGCGGTTCTGGTTCTGGAGGAGGTCGACCCCGCAGAAGTCTATCCCGAGTGACTCGGCGGCTTCCTCGGCGAGAGTCACGACTTCGTCGTCAGGGGTGACCGAGACAGCCTCAGCCCCCCTGTGTACGTTGTGTTTCCATCCCTCCGAACGTCTCTCGACCGCGCCGACGTAGTCGCCGTCTACTACCATGACCCTGTAGTCGCGCGCGTCCTCAATGTACTCCTGTAAGAGGAACGTCCTGTCGTAGACGAGTGGCGACTCGTGTATGACATCGAGGTAGTCGGTCACGCCTAAGAGGGAGTCGGTGTCTTCGACGACCGTGACACCGTTTCCGCGAGTCGACGAGTTGGGCTTGACGACCGTCTTTCCGTCTATCTCCTCGAAAGCCGCGGCGACATCGTCGTCTTCGACGGGGTTAGAGACAAACCGGGTATCGGGCACGGCTACGCCGTCACGTCTCAGACGCACGAGACAGTCGGCTTTGTTTCTCGAAGTCATAACCTCCTCGGCTCCGTTGATCCAGTCCAGCTCACCGACTGCAGTTACGACTCCGCCTTCTATGAGTCTGCTGGGATAGACGAGTCCGACGTCTGCGTCGGGAACACCGTCGGAGTCGAGTGAGTAGACACGTTCCGAGGGTTCGAAGGTCACACAGTCTATTCCGTGTTCGGAGAGACGGCGTGAGACACGTGAGTTCGACTCCGACTCGTGGGACAGGAGGAGCCTGGTATCCGTAGCCATGGATGGCTTATCTTACACGCTCGTTCAAGAAACGCGTAACGGGTTTCCCCCGCAAGCTTAATACGAGTGGGTAGAACACAATCAGTTGATGAGCAAGATCGAGATAGATATACCGGAACACCACGAGATGCAGATTACACAGCTTATAGACGAGGGAGAGTACATAGACCGACAGGAGGCGGTCGAAGACCTCATAGCCATAGGACTCCGTACTCTCAAGACGACGGGTGGCTCGGGAGCCGGAGAGGACGAGTTCGGCGAGTACGAGGACACTATGGGCGGAGAGGACGAGTACCTCTTCTAGATCTAGACACAGAGAGACTCGAAGGCAGAGGCTACGTCTTCGATGTCTTCCTGGGGACAGTAGACACCGTACTTCCACTGGTCAACGAGAGACGCACGTAGATCGCCGACGAGACGTGAGGCTTCGTCTATGGTCTTTTTGTCGCCGTCGACTAAGACAGACGCCGAAGTCTCGTCTATCTCGGGAGGCGGCGAGACGTCGAGTATTATACGTCGGGGGTCGACGCCTGCCTCACTGCCTATCTCGTCCTCGAAATCCCTAACCGACGCGCCGTCCTCGACCGAGTTGGGGAGTCTCTGATACGGCTCCCAGACGGCGCGTTTGTAGAGACGTCTCTCAACTATCCGTCTCCCGAGGTCGGCTGTCTCGGGACTCTGTCGGAGGGAGACTACGAGTTGGTGGTCGTCCATACGTCTCACGTCGTCACCCGTGAGATCCGTCGTCTCGACGAGACGCCGTGTCGCACGTTTGAGCATCGCCTTCGAGATACGCGCGACGTGGTGGCTGTAGACAGTAGGATGCATCAGAGACCGCGCTATGAGAAGTGCCTCTGCGGTCTGGACGTTGCCCTCGCCCAAGACTAGGTCGCCGTCGTGGAGTTCGAGTTCGAGTATGAGACGTGTCGAGTCTATGGTTCCGTAGGGTACGCCGGTGTGGTGGGCGTCTCTCACGAGGTAGTCCATCCTGTCGACGTCTAACTTCCCCGAGACTATCTGTCCGAGTCTTCCCTCCCCTCTGATGAGACGTGCTATCCGGTGAGGGTCGAGGTCGTGGTTCTCGAGAACCTCGGAGATATTACCTTCGAGAATACCGTCGACCTCGTCGTGTCTCTTCCCGGTGTACTCCTCGACGACGTCCTCTACTGTGTGTGAGAACGGGGTGTGTCCGACGTCGTGGAGTAGAGAAGCCGCACTTATCGCCTCGGCATCTCTACCGTCGACTCCTAAGCTTTTCATCGCCTTCTTGGCGAGATGGTAGACACCCAGAGAGTGTTCGAAACGCGTGTGGTTCGCACTCGGGTAGACGAGGTACGCAGTTCCCAACTGACGTATATGTCGGAGACGCTGCATCTCCGGGGTGTCGAGGAGGTCGAGAGCTACGTCTTCGACCTGTATGTGGTCGTGGACGGCGTCCTTTACTGTCTTAGTCTTAGTATCTGACATCTCCTGTCTCGTTGTCTCGTTCTACCGGGAGTCAGGCTTGGATCTTATGAGAGACTCTATACTCTCCTTGTCAAAAGCCTCCTCATCGAGGTGCTCCTCTACGTCTGCACCCTTTCCGTACCTGTATCCGAGGTCGAATATGAACTGTGCCGTCTCACGGCTGTCGCAGGCGAGACACGCGATCTTGAGAAGACGGTCGGTCCTCATGGTGGAGGAGTCAGCGTGTACCTTGAGACTGTCCGAAGACTCTATACTGTCACCGTCAGTCTCAAACCTGATATCAGATCCCTCGTACGAGGACTCAACCCTCTCGACCAGACTGCGTGCCTCGTCGGCGTCAAATATATGCACCTCGGCTATCTCCTGCATGGGACGGAGTATAGTCGTGATAACACATAAAACCCTACCCGACACAACACGGCACGACACAGCCGCTTCGTCGGGGTTATTCGGACTTGGACTCAGATTCGGACTCAGATTCGGATTCGGTTCCGAGTAAGCCGCGTGCCGCAGCCCTGTCGACAGTTCCCGACTCGGTTCGTGGTATCTCGTCCACGAAGGCTACAGTACGTGGGCATTTGTAGCCCGCTAGTCTCTCGCGGCAGTATCCCCTTACGTCGACCTCATCCCCGTCGACGGGCACTACGAGCGCACAGATCCTCTCCCCCCACTCCTCATCGTCAACACCGATGACTCCGGCGTCTTCGAGACGAGGATGTTCGAGGAGAATTTCTGTGACCTCGTTGGGATTTACGTTCTCTCCTCCCGTGATTATGACGTCGTCCTTCCTTCCGACGACGTAGAGACGCCCCGTCTCGTCTCTGTACCCGAGGTCTCCCGTCTTTAATCCGTACTCACAGAACGCCTCACTCGTCTCATCAGGGAGTCGGTAGTAGCCGTCGGTCACCGTGGAGCCCGATACGACAATCTCACCTGTCTCGCCCGTCTTGACGGGCTCACCGTCGTCACCGAGTATACTCACGCGTGTCGAGACGAGAGGCTGTCCGACACCCGGAGTCTCAGCCTCATCCTCGGTCTCGAAGACAGAGCCCGGGGACACCGTCGAGATCTGTGAAGCCGTCTCAGTCATGCCGTAAGTCGGACAGACACGAACCCCGGCTTCACGTGACTCTCTCAGGAGATCCTCCGAAGCGGGCGCGCCTCCCAGGAGAACGTACCTCAGGCTGTCGAGTTGGGTGTC
The Candidatus Afararchaeum irisae genome window above contains:
- a CDS encoding acyl-CoA carboxylase subunit beta is translated as MSIDDKIEELRERREESRLGGGEERIEKQHDKGKMTAHERIEYFLDEDSFVEIDPFVEHDCTNFEMEDKKFPGDAVVVGYGEVDGRKVFVFAHDFTVLGGSVSKVVADKINKIMDKAIENGVPVIGLNDSAGARIQEGITSLVGFAQLFRRNTKASGVVPQISAIMGPCAGGSVYSPALTDFIFMTKETSHMFITGPDVIETVTGEQVTFEELGGANAHTSKSGVAHFAYDTEEEVLDGIRELLSYIPLNNMEDPPEVEPDDDPDRQDDSLNNVVPDEPKKPYDMTNAIEGVMDEGSFFEVHGSYAQNIVVGFARLDGRPVGVVANQPRVNAGTLDIEASEKGARFVRFCDAFNIPIVTFVDVPGFMPGTDQEHNGIINRGAKLIYAYAEATVPLLTVMTRKAYGGAYIVMASKYLGADVNYAWPTAEAAVMGPRGAVNILNSDELEEAENTEERRQELIDEYRETFANPYRAAEDGYIDDIIEPKKTRPRLINDLELLESKRKENPPKKHGNIPL
- a CDS encoding cell surface protein; this encodes MSKIEIDIPEHHEMQITQLIDEGEYIDRQEAVEDLIAIGLRTLKTTGGSGAGEDEFGEYEDTMGGEDEYLF
- a CDS encoding HD domain-containing protein, producing the protein MSDTKTKTVKDAVHDHIQVEDVALDLLDTPEMQRLRHIRQLGTAYLVYPSANHTRFEHSLGVYHLAKKAMKSLGVDGRDAEAISAASLLHDVGHTPFSHTVEDVVEEYTGKRHDEVDGILEGNISEVLENHDLDPHRIARLIRGEGRLGQIVSGKLDVDRMDYLVRDAHHTGVPYGTIDSTRLILELELHDGDLVLGEGNVQTAEALLIARSLMHPTVYSHHVARISKAMLKRATRRLVETTDLTGDDVRRMDDHQLVVSLRQSPETADLGRRIVERRLYKRAVWEPYQRLPNSVEDGASVRDFEDEIGSEAGVDPRRIILDVSPPPEIDETSASVLVDGDKKTIDEASRLVGDLRASLVDQWKYGVYCPQEDIEDVASAFESLCV
- a CDS encoding site-2 protease family protein — encoded protein: MDSETPITSQNPRQPSVSHPSDDPDRDDLLTQVGRVFDVYEVRQLEDGYKFYGDPLVDTETLYKTLYTRFRDLGYSLELDTEYGENVVIAEEPDDSFPWTNLVLALATFVTTLVAGSLWYSANPVENPASVLRGLPFALSVMTVLGAHEFGHYLMSRYHGVDATLPYFIPFPSIIGTMGAVIRVKGVIPDRKALFDIGVAGPLLGLVATLGVTAVGLTLHPVTNTVPVQLHYPPLYDLIKSFVPTSPALDQPEVIPNPVVIGGWVGMFVTFLNLIPAGQLDGGHILKSVLGDASRFVSRAVPVVLFGLGAYVEYVRGLPGTVWFVWGVFSLLVTVAGGARLIDDSGRVGWKRTALAVVVFALGLLSFTPVPVTLP
- a CDS encoding ATP-grasp domain-containing protein, which translates into the protein MATDTRLLLSHESESNSRVSRRLSEHGIDCVTFEPSERVYSLDSDGVPDADVGLVYPSRLIEGGVVTAVGELDWINGAEEVMTSRNKADCLVRLRRDGVAVPDTRFVSNPVEDDDVAAAFEEIDGKTVVKPNSSTRGNGVTVVEDTDSLLGVTDYLDVIHESPLVYDRTFLLQEYIEDARDYRVMVVDGDYVGAVERRSEGWKHNVHRGAEAVSVTPDDEVVTLAEEAAESLGIDFCGVDLLQNQNRAVVNEVNARPTVDTRDKYEDTFYTRLARLVEKVAEEAKTPQNAD
- a CDS encoding SDR family NAD(P)-dependent oxidoreductase — encoded protein: MMLDNQVAIVTGGSQGLGKEISFQFAEEGADVVLAARSEDKIQENADEINESDEYPGSAMAVATDVSDEDAVENLVDETLDEYGTVDILVNNAAIGGPSKYIENLASEKWRQILDINLTGAYYCTKKVVPILKEKEDGRIINISSTGGKKPYPLRCAYATTKTGIIGFGRSIADELGQWNINVNTVCPGPIKSPRIDRMIENRAEERDISFEKAKKAYTKGSMFRRFVTNEEVANMVVFLASEKGKGVTGQDINVSVGMYSD
- a CDS encoding MFS transporter: MKIDRLGYSYPHVVLGLAVLANFSQFGARVVVSPLVPDIIADFGVSKSEVGLVLTGIWGVYALLQFPSGILADRVGEKRVITASLALVTVGSGVLYLSPSFVTFAVFALFLGAGAGLYFSVGTSLLTKIFGASERGQALGVHSTGGPLAGVVAPVVGAYVAARYGWRTALLFGGVVALPVLVGFVYTVRPVSDLETEKDGSDDKPGLIETVVSLVSRPRLVYTTLLGVSLSFAWQSFSSFFPTFVVEEMGTTKQTASLYFGAVFLLTAVFLPVMGRLSDSLGRDRLLGFSFVSMSTGILLFVVGETTLAVYAGILFLGAGMSWGGVLQSRAMDIISDSERGTGFGLVRTVYMLIGATGSAVTGTVAEFAGWGFSWGIVVGLLLVALVSLALNTTLDLGL
- a CDS encoding UPF0146 family protein, translated to MERIAEFIESKYTGKVVEVGVGRQTEVAEYLGSCDGIEVTVTDIDTEAGEKVPEKIEFVADDVTDPDMRVYDGASVIYSVRPPYELHSALKEIAEAVGTDLLVVPLADETPRHGFELLNYEGVVIYRYSS
- a CDS encoding archaemetzincin family Zn-dependent metalloprotease, with the protein product MRIDVVPVGSVETDLLEESRDVLEHIYGTDVVLRSSVSIPPDAYDERHEQYHAEDFIDIATSAGNGDKNIALTPVDIYYRRRNYVFGLAYLDGKGCVVSTNRLRMTADGGELEKPKQTGIVEDRVRTEVVHEIGHTLGLQHCDDETCVMSFSPTVREVDSKFERPCPTCDAKL
- a CDS encoding NAD(P)-dependent oxidoreductase; protein product: MKVGFIGLGSMGAPMAWNVRDAGYGLCVYNRTRDKTKPFAEEGVEVAKTPAELSETSDVVVTMVTDGDALIDVLRSDEGALAPEVEPTVFVNMSTISHDATIEAASLIEDEGAEFVDSPVSGTVGPAEEGTLTVLASGDEDTVDEYRPLLSAMGDPVVYCGDIGQGTNMKLTINLLLGDMMQAFSEALVFGEKKGLDTDDVFEVIESSPLSSTLYDIKGDMIRQDDFEPRFSVDLLFKDLSLALEAAGDDGLPLPATAASREALNAVRGLGHGDEDMAAAVKGLEETAGVRVRDDDD